TGTTTTCAAGGTAACTAATTCGCCGTCTGTGTCTCCGAATCCGAATCATTCATCGTCACGAAAGTCGAGCAAGAAGAAAGCACATAGGAAAAGGCGACAAGGAAGTGTGTCACAATCTGTAGCTGACAGCAAGTACAGCACAAACTCGCCAAGGTAAATTCATTTCCTCTTGAAGCCTGTTTGTCATTTTTTTTACACACAAAGGTGTCATATGTGTGACATTTTGAGGGTGCGCAGGTTTTTGTAACCACAGAGGAGCGGGCAGCACGCATCTATGCCTTCAATGTAGTCATTTTAGAGGAGTGGGCACATTGAGAGGGAACATCTGATCGTAGACTAAACCGCAATGGGTAGAGTAGTCTAGTGGCCTGCTGCTGCTAGGTTCCGCTTATATTTGTATGGACCCAGCATGCTGTGTGACCATGCGTGGCTTCACTGCggtatcaggctttttttcttaacattttttttttaattttcaaaaGACTGATGCTTAATTGGCTGATTGAccactctagacaagtgtgattcagaCTGTACGGTACATATTGTGGCACATGCAGCATTTATATGTAATGGACGTGCTCACTCGATCTAGTTGATAaataataccggtgtcacacgaccaCACTTGTTCGCGATCAAGCcagatccggatcgaaattctcgaccaCGATTGAGGGCTCCTTTGTGCAAGCTACcaaagggagccaatcgcagtcgagaatttcgatacgtatcgggctcgatcgcgatcggaagtggccgtgtgacaccggtattagatAAGCCAGCTTTGGATGTCTTGCGCTTAAGGCAAGAGTGAATGAAACTTCCTCAATCTTTCGGTTTTGGTGGAACTTATTTTGCACGCAAGAGCAATTACACGCCACATCCATCGTGTTCCTTCGCGATGGATGGACGCACTTCGTGTCCCTGAATCCTCTATGTGCGACCAGCACATGGAGGATTCAGGGACAGGAAGTGCGTTTTGCTccaaaagcgacgaagccaagtggaTGCACTTTCACACTCCGCTCAGTCAGCTCTTTCGGAACCAGGGCAGCATTCTGGCTTCCACTGCTTGCATGAACATTGTGTGCATATCATTTTATGTTGACCAACGCTGATGGTTTACCTTTGAAAAACTGATAGCAAAAAAACTAGCTATGCTGTACAGTTTTCTCCGAAGCAAATCATGCTATAAAGTGAATTTGCTGTGCTTACCAGTGAAGGTGTAGTGACTCTTGTACGTTGTTTTTCAGCTCTTCAACTGTCAATGATGAGATTTTTGTCCCTCTGACTGGTACGTACTTtcaagttttttttgtttgttaatttttatttctctttaattTTCATCCATAGTTGGCTGTGCTTGCTAGACAAAGAATTCTTTGGATAGGTTTGTGTGAAAATTGTTAAACATGCTTGTTGAGATTTTCTGATACCCTGAAAAGCAGCATTTAGGAGTAATAGGTACCTTTATGTCATGCAGATCAAGGTTTTTATGACTGTGTTCAAAAAATGTGCATTTCTTTACAACTGCTTACACAACTGAACAAGTAGCTGTTGCTATGCGCGCGTTTTCTGGTTCTTGCTGTGTATTCCTATTTATGTGCAGTTTTTAGGGGTGTGTGCCTGTCTTACAAATCAGTCGTACCATGACAAAAATCTGTGTGTTGGTGATGCTCATATTTATTAAAAAGAAGGTGCTATTCACACATTCTTTATAGGCGTGGGGAACTCAAATTTGGTGCTTTCTTATGAATAACTGAGAAGCAACCTGTGTTTTTTCCCATCCAAGGCAATTTTTATTGTGTTGCCAGATAACGACCATCAGTATTGATATATACTTTACTACTGTAATATTCCTAGATGCCCCACCGAGAGAAAACCCAACCCTGTTTTTGGGATgatttgctattttttttttccgaagcacTGAAAGATAGCCCACTTCTCGTAATACCACTGCCCTGAAAGGGGGTGGCGCCACAGCTGCCTTCACCAACCCATGACAAAAACAGGGTCACTTAGCTACTGCCGGAGATAAAGAACAAAACGAACTGGGAAGGACAGCTATCTTTGGTTCATCCAACTTTGCTGCAGTGGTGACCTTGGCAGAAATTAGGTACCACAAGAGATAAGTGAACAATGCTGAACAGTCCCCAAACTTGCAAAGCTTGGTCACTTCGTCTTTTATCCAGGAACAGCAAAGACATCAGGTTTCGACAGAGCTTCATGATTGAAAAGAAAATGGAGGTGGTCCAATGGCACCGGAACACTGGTAGCAATGTGAGCAAGACCACCTATCATTTAGGGGTGGACCGTGAGCAAGTGAGGCAATAGAACTCGAGTGAGACAGCGGAACAGGGATTGTGGCTGTTCTGAAGATTTTGAGTGAGACTGAACAAGGGCATATAAACACAAACCTTTAGCTGCGATGGGGTCTTTTTTGATTGTACTCCGAAAGTTAGCCCACTCCCTCTTTTCACTGATTTGCCCGAGATTTTAGGCGGGCTATCTCTTGAGGTATTATGGTAGTTGGGGTATCCACTTTTTCACGGTCCAACTCCGGCAGGCTTCATGACCGCTCACAATGTTCCGATGAAATGGAGTGACTTCCATTTCTTCCAACTGCTTTTCGACTGGGGAACCCCCAACTTCTGTTGGAAATAAAGGATTGATCGATTCTTAAACCTCAGAGGAAGCCTTTCACAGCTTTCACTTGAGCTTCCACATCAAGGTTCTGGAAACTGAGCAAGCGATGCTTCTGTTCTGAAGTTGTTCAGTGAGGGTTGAACAGTGTccttaaaaacatttttttttttattctgagaTGTTGATTTGTCAGGATTTGTTGCTCGTATTGTTTATGTAACACAGTGTGGTATAGGTCTCATAGGTCTGAACTTTATAAACATATTTATTTTGTTCTTTATAGTTACAAAAGGAcagtgttcttgttttgtttttcaactTTTGTTATTTGTTTGAACTGTCTGAGGTTGATTTATGGTGGCTCTTCAATGTTTGAATATTGGCTTAGGATAaggttaaaggggccctgaacaacCACTCAGGCCTGGTGAAAAAACATAGTCTGTGGATAGCATACTCTGCAGTGAACAtgtcagccaaattttgcagtcgtgcgcagcACGTGgatctcgcaagcggagcgcaaagtcacctttATCTCAAATGCGCTTTTAAATAGAAGCCTGcacctcactcttttctggacgctttattttgggatatagcagattcccatacgggggggggggggggggggctgctattggccaatagctgacgtcaatcaagaagggtgtttgcatcagtgtgcttcttcctactgttactgtgtatatttagtgacgcagtttaataaacaggatgaagtaagcaaaaatatggtttcgaatttcgataataattatgtacttccggaagaagccgactatcgtctgctcggcCGCAGCCACCTGTGTAGGtaataaactttggccaccctgcttatggGTGTCGTAGCTGTTGGGTCTCGCTAATTTTCAATAgtttttgaacactcaactagcctcaaaccatgcgaaacttaaggttggaccacacgcacgcttgccagcgcgcgctcactcctggcagacttcgcttcgtattaagctattgatagcgctttaAAATGGTCAAGTTGGATGTGGCTGCTATCCGCCGGTCAATCTGGtacaggacaaagccggtctgcaCCATGTAGCATGGCCATACTGGAGCATATGAGCATGAGTgtgcactcaagccctgtcatgcacaaagcaaacgctgcgcatatgcactacagttgcatgtagctgtggtTTGCTACGTAGCATAGATACCGAGGCCGCCACAGTGTGCCGCGATgagtccgctggctgagcgcactgtgGCTCGTTGAATACAGCGGCGTTTGGCTCAGGGGCTTTAAGTTTGGCGGGGCTTTACGTTTGAATAGGATGCCTCGATACCTTGCTTCTCCTTAGAGGGGGGTGACACGTCCGATTTTGCCGCAATATTGTGTCGGAACACGTAAAGGCGTACTAAGACGAACGATGGGAATTTAGGTCCTGCACTCGCTGACAATGTAAACAACTTGTAATTTTCGCAGTTTGTACACTTACATACATTGCATGTACATTGCCTGTACATTGCAATtatttgaagctaaacatttcgacagaattacctgtctggttgggaaaattgattaagacttagagattgactccacttaaataaggaaatttactagcccgacgtttcggaaccaattcggctccttcttcaaggggtattcttcggaggtggcggtgtgccgcttttaaaaggtccatcgtaagaaaggagaggaaggggggggagagagagcgtaaggtggggagacacttgacggggcagctgttcttgacagacgaaagaggtggtggggggggcttcggcgtcgctgggcGGCTGGGTTGTCCAAAGCTGGGCGCCCTTTACTCGCGGGAATGTGTTGACGAGGGGGGGGAAGagggacgagatgttttggtgcagctgacctagagcggggggtcctttcttcccttcgtctcGTCTGCAAGGCCAAAACATGTCGTCcctctttccccccccccccccctcgtcaaCACATTCCCGCCAGTAAAGGGCGCCCAGCTTCGAACAACCCAGCCGCCCagcgacgccccccccccccccccaccacctctttcgtctgtcaagaacaggtgccccgtcaagtgtctccccaccttacgctctctccccccccttcctctcctttcttacgatggaccttttaaaagcggcacaccgccacctccgaagaataccccctgaagaaggagccgaattggttccgaaacgtcgggctagtaaatttccttatttggttggagtcaatctctaagtcttaattgCAATTATTACATCTCTCCTAAAACTCGGAGGTGGAACGTTACCATAAAACAATACTAGAGTAAGTTTCGAGCCCAGCAGATAACTTGCCGTTTTTGCCACGACAACTGTCTGCAGGCGTTGCCGATGCCATCACTAAACCTTGCATGGTGAACATTGTGGTACCAAACCGTGATGCAGCATcccagtttaaaaaaaaatgtgtgtgcaCAGTGCCCACCACAACGTAGAAGGCAAGTAGCTAAATTTCGCATGCTGAGATTCACTGTGGCAGCACGAAACACAGATAAAACAGCTTCAAATGTCCCTGATAACTGAACCCGCCACTTAGTTTCATTGGCCACTGCACTTCTGGTGAACCTCTATGCTGCAGCACTGCTCCACTTCGCCACAGTCGACTGTACACAGCGCACAATATCTGGCACATGCTCTTCACTGTGGCAGGCAGCGAGTGTTTACACCTAAAGTATTCTTACACTGTGAATCAAATGCAATCACAAGTCCAGCTGCAGTGATGGTATTCACTTGTCCCACTGGTGCTAAGCACTGTGTGCTTGGTGGGGGCATTTGCTGTGAGACACACACTGGTGCCCTCTTGCAATCGGAACATTGCAGCTCAGTCTGTCATTCCTTCCCTTGCTATTGAgccacggccggactggactGCGCCACGTGCGCTCTCTCTTTACGGCCTTCTCGGTTGACCCGTGAACAATAGCATTTCTTCTCTGTGAGCAGTTCAATGAACTGTCGCGTGGTGGCATCGCGGGCTCACCCTTTGAAGCGTGCGCGGATAGGGTGCTCAGTTTGGTATGTTTGAGGAGGCCGTGACGTTTCCGCTCAGCCAGTCGTGATCCTGTACCACGTGCACTGCAGCTTCCTCATGCACAGAGAATTCATGTCATGTAGAGTTTTTCCGTCCGACATTATTTTGTGAAGTGCTACAAGAAGGCAGGGATGAACTCGTTGCGGTGAGTGCATCATGAACGTTCATAGTGTTTTAGGTAGCCCATGAAGCCGGCTCCGCGACAATGGTCTACTGCTGCGTGCCGCTTTGCAAATCCCTGCCTGGGAAGACTGTTGGTGCTTCATTTCATCAATTTCTTGGCGACAAGCAGCTGTGTTCAAAATGGTAAAAAAAATTTGGAATCAATAGTAGTCTGCAGCAGGCACTTTCTTCAAAGCGATTATGTTGAAGGGTGCCGTATCAGAAAACTTCGTTCTGGCGCTGTGCCGGCAGTCTTCGAGGATTATCCTTTTTACGTGGGTAGCAAGCTCTAAAAAGCCTCGCAAAGAACCAAAGGCTAGGGACCCACCACCGTGATCTCAACTAAATAAACAAAAAGTCGATGAAGCAGAGTCATAGCAGGATGTTTCAAGTGCGGAAGACCACACTAATGAGTGCACTCAGAGCGTTTCCGCACAGACCACCAACGACAACCGGCAACGAGTGAGTCATTACGTTTCACTGGTAGCGAGACTGCATGCTCAAATTTCCTACTACCGCTCAAGGTGCGGCAACCTTGCTCAGCAAGTAGCAGAAGAACAAACAAAGTTGAGCGCTTACTGTGAAGAGAAGAATTACGGCTTGGGTGCAAAATATCGTAGGGGATTCTCGCAAAGGAGAAAAGAAGGTGGCTTTCCTTTTGCATCAAATTCAAAGTTATGGCTTAAAGTTCCCAAGCTACCCTGAAGATATAAGGCAATGCATCATTTGGCACTTTGCATCGTCGAAAGGATATGACCATGCTAGACCTTTTGACATTGCCTGCCAAGTGCACATTACAGAAATACGTCGGCCCTAGCCCAACATCATCAGGAATGAGCGCTGCCATGAAAGAAAGACTTATTCTTGAGGCGTCGATGTTGAGCAGCAAGCAACACATGGCATCATTGATAATTGATGAGGCTGCAATAAAACCAAAGTGCTTGTATGACTGAAAGGTGGACACCATTTTCGGATTCAAAGACAGTTCGAATAACGACCACATTGTCAAGGAAAGTGGACTTTAAATGCAGCTCCACGCGCCAGACGTCGACGATGCCGAAAAGATGGCTGCACATGTACCTCAGCAGGTACTTGATGAACTGAATTGCCTAAAGGAACAGCCATCCAATGTCTCACCATCGGTTACATACTCTGGCTTGGCCTATGTTGGTGGCTACCTCGTGAAGCTCATCAACGTGTATGAcgcctgcgtgatgctgctctcAACTACCAGCAAAGATAATGTTTTGTTTGAGTTGGTGAAACACCAAGATAAGAGTGGCCTTCACTACCCGCATCCTAGGTTTCTTGTACTCCTGGACAATATCGTAAGGATTTTTGAGAAAGCTGTGCAACATCTCCACAAAAACATGCACGAAGTGCTGACGAACCGCCGCAGAGCAGCGGTCGCAGGTGGCAAACAATCCTTTTGACAAGGCCGTAAGGGGAGAGCGAGTGCACACGCAGTCCAATCTGGCCGTGGTTGAGCAAGCAAAGCAGTGACGTCGGTGCCAATGCTTGTCTGATCTTGCTCACATCACCTGAAGCAATTAATTGTGATAAAGAAATTGTTGTGGTCAAAGTATTAAATTGAAGGTTAACCAGTCATTGACCCAGCTTTACCTCAGCAGGGGCAGCCCGCCAGGAGTAGAGGTTTTAGGCTGCCTGGATAGAAAGGTTAGGAATGCTGCCTTGCTTCATTGCGATGCATTCAAGGGTATTATAGTGGAGGGATAGAAACTCTCATGCAGTGGTGTCGACTGCCTGACTTCCCAGGATACATGTGTGCTTTGGTACCCTGGAATTCAGACATTGATGTTGTGCTCGGCTAAGTGAAGCACTTCTTGTTTGACTGTGCGTGATTGTTCCTTCTGGAGCAGGCCTGCGGGATTTTGCAAATATTGAATGGTGCCCTGAATGTCCTAAAGATTTGAGGTATTGCGATTTAGGTTTTGCTGTGCTGTTACTGTGCGAGTCTTCGGATACGAACTTTAGCAGGAGAAGTGGTGTTAGGCAGAGGGGCAGTGGAATCGTGCTGCTTTGCAACATGCAGTCTGTGTTCCTTGTGGAATATAGGATCcatgtggaggggggggggtggcagtgGATGCATGGCAACAATTTTGGTACTCTTATAGTTGGGGAAGTGGGATCATGTCCATTGGAGGAACTCATCGATGGCCTGCAGAAGTCAGTGACCTTACTGTGACATTTGTCTGTAAAGTGTGTTGAACTGCTTGTGGGCCCTGAGAATGACCAAAATGGGAGCAGGTTGAGAGTAGAGATGGAGGTTCTCAATCTTCATGCATAGGCAGACCTGTAATGGCCTTGAGGGCTCCATTATATAGTATGCCAAGTATTTGCAGGTGCGTAATGCTGAGGTCAAAAGCAAGGCTAAAATCTTAAGTGGCTTGCAAGATATGGGCAGTTTGGAGAAGAATTTGAGTGGTGTTGATGCCTTCATCCCCAGTTTTTTTAAAAGATGCACTTGATGATGCATAAAAGCCTTTTTTGATTCATAGAGCTGTTCCTGCTGTATTGACAGGTCAAGCATATTACAATAACTTGTAGGAGGCAAAGTTGGTCATGTCTTCGCTGCCACACCCTGCACACCCCATTGAGTAGCACACGCACTTTCCACCTCCTGCATCATTTATAGGGTTTTTCGGCATCTGCATCATAACTGATACTTTATCTTGTGCATTGGCACTCAAAGTGTTACGCATATACATTTTAGTTCTATGGGAAGGTAAGCAGGAGTCATAAAAGGCCATGTTACATCCACTCTGCAGTATAAGTGGTTATAAGTGGTTTACGCTGTATTTTGAGAAGGGAAACTGTTTAGTATAACAActcatttttaatttttatatTCAGACAGCAAGAGTTCTGCTGCAATGGAACTGACCATCTTGGAAGCATCACCTATTGATTCTGCTGATATACCAACCGTTCTCGTTCAGCCACCATCATCAACACCATCAATAACTGCTTCCAAGGATGAGCAGATATTAGAAGCTGTAAGTTTTTGCTGTAGCTTTGACCATTACATGGGCTTAATGAAATTTCATTTCTGTTGCACCAAATATATGTCAGGTTGGAAACAACAGTTCGCAGATTTTAGTAATACATGTTTCTCATGTGCTCTATACATGCTAGCATGTCTTGGCAATGTATTTAAATGCTTGCGTAACTAAACTTGACACTTAGCATATGTGATGCGGGGTAATGCTAGGGTGGCTTTCACAAGGTCATATATGGTATTAAACTTTTGCTTGTTTTAATACACATAGCTGTCTTCTTCTTGAAGCTAATTTCATGAAACATGAAGGGATCGCCGTATAAACTAGAATATAGGTCGAGTGAGAACATAGCTTGAAGTGAACAAGAACTTACCTtgaagtgaaagaaaaagaaagtgacaaTAAAATAACCAAAACCAATTTATTTTTGCAACGACACTGTCATTGGCAGTGAGTGTGCACCAAGCTCCCACACAAAGTCCACAAGTGCGTCCTGAAGCTGTGAATGCACTGCACGACACTCACGAATTGACATTTTACGTGGACTGCATGCTGACAGTTTTCCATTTAATGTCTCTCAGTATTGCATGCTTTCTTCAGAAAGGTgctgagcggccatgttgccatTCGCTTCAGTGAAGTCTACAACTTTGCTCTTGAACACTGCTCAAAACTGTCTCTGCGTGCTAGTATTCGTCGCTCACCAGACAAGACAAAAAGCATATGACACATGGCATTGATTGGAAGAGTACACACAAGGCAcaggaacaagaaaaaaaagaaacgccagCAATTGTATTTGGATATTGATTAGGCTTTGGCTATGCGTTCGTCAGCATGCACACTGTAGGTTACCAGACGACAATTAACATTCTGCTAAAGACTGCTATATAAGACGAGGGGTGACTTCAGCCTGCTTTTTTCAAGATATCTCGGCTTATATTCTGGTTTATACGGTATGTGAGCACATGTGTAAGTAGTACTTTGTTTGATTTCCATCACAGCATTTGCTTTCCAATTCTTGTTGAAGATATTTGCCAAAGGTGTGCCCGACAGCTTCAgcagctaaataaaaaaaaaataaagaggaaCACTTGTGTACACATAAAACCAGAAGTAATAGGAACAGACTCTGTTCCTTTTATTGTGCTGTGTGGATGTGTGGCCTAGTGAATGTTAAGTGGGATGTTCTGATATGTGAGGAAGTGATGGTTGGGGCTGTGGCATTTCTGTGGCAGTGTGTAATGCATCTTTGAGTCAGCATCTAGGTAGTAATGTTAGGTACTAGATgtattaaagacggacacatgccCCTTAATTTGCTTAGTTGACTTTGCtgagtcatccctcttaattcactTATGCATCCTCTTAATTCAATTACCCATCTGCTTCAGTAAGCTGACCACATCATTAAGCTGATGAGTATACCACCGTATCAGTTGCACAATGCTTACtaagaaagacaaaaaaggcGAGTGGAGCATGCAATTTCGCACAATCTCTGAAAGATAAGCCAAAAGGCTGGCATTGATGTGGTGTTTTAGGTACCTGTGCGATTGTCGGGCCTGTGCAAAAAGGTGAGTGGCGCAAAAAAGGAAACTTGTCACTGTGCACTCAAGCACCAAAACCCCTACGCCACTTGTACAGAACGAGTGGTTTATAAGATCCCTCTGTCCTGTAACAAGGTATACATTGTGCAGACCGGCAGGTGCCTGAATACGAGGCTAACTGAGCACAATTATCACTGCACGGCTAAAGATTCAGGTCATTTAGCCTTTCATTGCAGGGATTGTGTCTGCGCATCTGCCCTGACAGGAACGGAAGTTGTGCACAGGGAATACAAAAAACAAAGGGAAATTCTTGAAGCAATAGAAATTGACAAATGGAAAGACAGGTGTATCAGTTGCTCCTCGGTATCATTCTCTGAAAAAGTGCACCGCTACCTTTGACTTCGATTATATCTAGAGTGGGAATTTAAAAAATGTCATGTTTGTCTATTTGTTGTTCTGGGTCTTGTTCACGCCTCACTGCTGTCAGACCGCGTGCGCTTCTCAAGCGACACTACAAAAAGGCATGTCTTTGAGCATTAAAGTAGTAGTTGCAGTCCAGCGCCTGTGTATGTCCTTTTTCATGTGTCCGTGAACTTGTCTGTTTTAAGTGTGCTGCTTCATCAGTATCATATGTCACACGACTTGACAAATAGCTTGATATCTTCATGCATCCCTGGCCAGTAGAAATCTCCGAGGATACAGTCtgtagtacagttaaacctgtttataacgaacctccatataatgaattcctggatataacgaagtttttcttttccccgccgttactccatagaagcacatgtatttgagacctctacgtaatgaagtggcagcgggagaccccctcgaaataacgaattttccccgccgacaacctagagattt
The DNA window shown above is from Dermacentor silvarum isolate Dsil-2018 chromosome 1, BIME_Dsil_1.4, whole genome shotgun sequence and carries:
- the LOC119436617 gene encoding uncharacterized protein LOC119436617 isoform X3, which gives rise to MGDAPEMAPQTTSNAGGGSNDFQDFDETPETHRLLQPPSYSTQVTNSPSVSPNPNHSSSRKSSKKKAHRKRRQGSVSQSVADSKYSTNSPSSSTVNDEIFVPLTDSKSSAAMELTILEASPIDSADIPTVLVQPPSSTPSITASKDEQILEALREIVRNCTVQDPEKRPSATQVHTMLSKLL
- the LOC119436617 gene encoding uncharacterized protein LOC119436617 isoform X1, which gives rise to MTNSEIALSQPLNAAVLRLWAMLPRWHHKRHRMLVAAVTTSKILTKHQKHIGSFSLRLTVLRCYCGPAIPKPFLSLLASVTNSPSVSPNPNHSSSRKSSKKKAHRKRRQGSVSQSVADSKYSTNSPSSSTVNDEIFVPLTDSKSSAAMELTILEASPIDSADIPTVLVQPPSSTPSITASKDEQILEALREIVRNCTVQDPEKRPSATQVHTMLSKLL
- the LOC119436617 gene encoding uncharacterized protein LOC119436617 isoform X2, which codes for MTNSEIALSQPLNAAVLRLWAMLPRWHHKRHRMLVAAVTTSKILTKHQKHIGSFSLRLTVLRCYCGPAIPKPFLSLLVTNSPSVSPNPNHSSSRKSSKKKAHRKRRQGSVSQSVADSKYSTNSPSSSTVNDEIFVPLTDSKSSAAMELTILEASPIDSADIPTVLVQPPSSTPSITASKDEQILEALREIVRNCTVQDPEKRPSATQVHTMLSKLL